One Streptomyces sp. NBC_00102 DNA segment encodes these proteins:
- a CDS encoding exonuclease SbcCD subunit D: MRMLHTSDWHLGRSFHRVALLDAQAAYLDHLVATVRDREVDVVLVAGDVYDRAVPPLSAVELFDSALHRLAALGVPTVMISGNHDSARRLGVGAGLIDRAGIHLRTDPAGCGTPVVLTDAHGDVVCYGLPYLEPALVKDSLGAAKAGHESVLSAAMDRVRSDLAGRAAGTRSVVLAHAFVAGGEPSDSERDITVGGVSAVPAGVFDGVDYVALGHLHGSQRVSERVRYSGSPLAYSFSEADHRKTMWLIDLDADGTVTGERVDCPVPRPLARLRGRLDTLLEDPALETHRDSWVEATLTDPVRPADPMARLSTRFPHTLSLVFDPERDPEDPLASYAQRLKGRDDHQIAEDFVAHVRGGSGPDEAERTVLRGAFDDVRVDDGIHEVSR, from the coding sequence TTGAGGATGCTCCACACCTCGGACTGGCACCTGGGCCGGTCCTTCCACCGCGTCGCGCTGCTCGACGCCCAGGCCGCGTACCTCGACCACCTCGTCGCCACCGTCCGCGACCGCGAGGTGGACGTTGTCCTCGTCGCCGGCGACGTCTACGACCGGGCCGTGCCGCCGCTCTCCGCCGTCGAGCTCTTCGACTCGGCCCTCCACCGGCTCGCCGCCCTCGGGGTGCCCACCGTCATGATCTCCGGCAACCACGACTCGGCCCGCCGCCTCGGCGTCGGCGCCGGACTCATCGACCGGGCCGGTATTCATCTGCGTACCGACCCCGCCGGCTGCGGCACCCCCGTCGTGCTCACCGACGCCCACGGCGACGTCGTCTGCTACGGACTCCCCTACCTCGAACCCGCCCTCGTGAAGGACTCCCTCGGGGCGGCGAAGGCCGGTCACGAGTCCGTGCTCTCCGCCGCGATGGACAGGGTCCGCTCCGACCTCGCCGGACGCGCGGCCGGCACCCGCTCCGTGGTGCTCGCCCACGCCTTCGTCGCCGGCGGCGAACCCAGCGACAGCGAGCGCGACATCACCGTCGGCGGTGTCTCGGCCGTACCCGCCGGAGTCTTCGACGGCGTCGACTACGTGGCCCTCGGACACTTGCACGGCAGCCAGCGGGTGAGCGAGCGGGTCCGGTACTCCGGCTCCCCCCTCGCGTACTCCTTCTCCGAGGCGGACCACCGCAAGACCATGTGGCTGATCGACCTGGACGCCGACGGGACGGTCACCGGCGAACGCGTCGACTGCCCCGTGCCCCGGCCCCTGGCCCGGCTGCGCGGCCGGCTCGACACACTCCTGGAGGACCCCGCGCTGGAGACCCACCGCGACTCCTGGGTCGAGGCCACCCTCACCGACCCCGTCCGCCCCGCCGACCCCATGGCGCGGCTTTCGACACGCTTCCCGCACACCCTCAGCCTCGTCTTCGACCCCGAACGCGATCCCGAGGACCCCCTCGCCTCGTACGCGCAGCGCCTCAAGGGGCGCGACGACCACCAGATCGCGGAGGACTTCGTGGCACACGTGCGCGGCGGCAGCGGACCCGACGAGGCCGAACGCACCGTACTGCGCGGCGCCTTCGACGACGTACGCGTGGACGACGGGATCCACGAGGTGTCCCGATGA
- a CDS encoding YigZ family protein produces the protein MQEQYRTVARAGVHETEINRSRFLCALAPAATEKEAQDFVARVRKEHPTASHNCYAYVVGADASVQKASDDGEPGGTAGVPMLQMLMRREVRYVVAVVTRYYGGVKLGAGGLIRAYGGVVGEALDELGTLTRQRYRLATVTVDHQRAGKLENDMRATGTAVREVRYAEAVTLEIGLPDADVAGFRSWLADATAGSATLELGGEAYGDV, from the coding sequence ATGCAGGAGCAGTACCGCACAGTCGCCCGAGCGGGCGTGCACGAGACCGAGATCAACCGTTCGCGCTTTCTCTGCGCGCTCGCACCCGCCGCCACCGAAAAGGAGGCGCAGGACTTCGTCGCACGCGTCCGCAAGGAGCACCCCACCGCCAGCCACAACTGCTACGCCTACGTGGTCGGCGCGGACGCCTCCGTACAGAAGGCCAGCGACGACGGCGAACCCGGTGGCACGGCCGGAGTGCCGATGCTGCAGATGCTGATGCGCCGGGAGGTCCGGTACGTGGTCGCCGTGGTGACCCGGTACTACGGCGGAGTGAAGCTCGGCGCCGGTGGCCTGATCCGGGCGTACGGGGGAGTGGTCGGCGAGGCGCTGGACGAGCTCGGCACCCTCACCCGGCAGCGCTACCGGCTGGCCACCGTCACGGTCGACCACCAGCGGGCGGGTAAACTGGAGAACGACATGAGGGCCACCGGCACCGCCGTGCGCGAGGTGCGCTACGCGGAGGCGGTCACCCTGGAGATCGGACTGCCCGACGCGGATGTGGCCGGATTCCGGTCCTGGCTCGCCGACGCGACGGCGGGCTCCGCGACACTCGAACTGGGGGGCGAGGCGTACGGGGACGTGTGA